TTGTTGAAAATACTGCTCCAGTTGTGACCGGTTTTTAGCGCCGGTTTCAAGGGACCGGATGGTTCCTTTTTCGACCAGAATGGTCGTGGGAACGCTCATGATTCCCAGTGAAAGCGGACCGGATGGGTCTTCATCCACCTGAATCTTCCGGATGGGTTTTCCGGCGGAAATGGCTTCATCCACCACGGGGGCCATCGTGCGGCAATGGGCACAGTTCCGGCCCCAGATGTACACCAGACCAGTGTAGGAGGTTCCCAGATTCCACCGCATGGCCAGATTACCGGGAAT
The sequence above is drawn from the Bacteroidota bacterium genome and encodes:
- a CDS encoding thioredoxin family protein, which encodes MIWIAGLLAAGLLVVFLLPVLVARRQKGKTIPGNLAMRWNLGTSYTGLVYIWGRNCAHCRTMAPVVDEAISAGKPIRKIQVDEDPSGPLSLGIMSVPTTILVEKGTIRSLETGAKNRSQLEQYFQQLSLN